In Mangrovivirga cuniculi, the following proteins share a genomic window:
- a CDS encoding peptidoglycan DD-metalloendopeptidase family protein: MNKFLVYIAEVSIVFSLLTVIYYLFLRRLTFYSLNRFILLSIIPVSLIIPQLKLNFGFSESIMVSPFSEYGSASPGAEVIAEGKVSSGIIDMNEITLWIYFSGMVIFSFIFIFNITRVFLLAKRSSSRDYNGYKVIQTDIPHVFSCFKMIFLPKNYDLASHGSILEHEKAHIRMYHTVDLIITELFIILSWFNPFAILFRSQLRSVHEYQADQQVIASGVRKSDYLQLMLSSITMTSSQSITSSFNSLTIKERIEMITKNKSKRTEQLKYLVLVPALVFMISAFAHFIGSEPRVMPIQKGYEYKLTAKFNKHVVIPEKGIDKVHGGIDFAAKEGTPVVASGAGKVIHAKIKGNWGNLVIIDHGDGLISRYAHLQGFDVKIGEEVSEGDVIGKVGNTGKSTGPHLHFEIERNGKKLDPEDFIKL, from the coding sequence ATGAATAAGTTTTTAGTTTATATCGCAGAGGTCAGCATTGTATTTTCGCTCCTCACAGTCATCTATTATTTGTTTTTAAGGAGGCTTACTTTTTATAGTCTTAATCGCTTCATTTTGCTATCTATAATACCGGTTTCATTGATCATTCCACAGTTAAAATTGAATTTCGGATTTAGCGAAAGCATTATGGTTTCTCCTTTTTCCGAATACGGTTCTGCATCTCCGGGTGCTGAAGTAATAGCAGAAGGGAAGGTCAGTTCGGGAATTATTGATATGAATGAAATTACTTTGTGGATCTATTTTAGCGGAATGGTGATTTTCTCTTTCATATTTATTTTCAATATCACCAGGGTTTTTCTGCTTGCTAAAAGATCTTCAAGCCGGGATTACAACGGTTACAAAGTAATCCAAACAGATATTCCTCATGTGTTTTCTTGTTTTAAGATGATTTTTCTTCCGAAGAATTATGATCTGGCGAGTCATGGATCAATCCTGGAGCATGAAAAAGCACATATCCGTATGTATCACACCGTTGATCTGATTATTACCGAATTATTCATCATTCTGAGTTGGTTTAATCCTTTTGCCATACTCTTTCGAAGTCAACTCAGGTCTGTGCATGAATACCAGGCAGATCAACAAGTAATAGCATCCGGAGTCAGGAAATCTGACTATCTGCAACTAATGCTGAGTTCGATAACTATGACAAGTTCTCAGAGCATTACAAGCAGCTTTAACAGTTTAACAATTAAAGAAAGAATTGAAATGATAACAAAAAATAAAAGTAAAAGAACAGAGCAATTGAAGTATTTGGTATTAGTACCTGCTCTTGTGTTTATGATATCAGCGTTTGCTCATTTTATAGGATCCGAACCAAGGGTTATGCCGATACAAAAAGGATATGAATATAAGCTGACAGCAAAATTCAATAAACATGTGGTGATACCGGAGAAAGGAATAGATAAAGTGCATGGTGGAATAGATTTTGCTGCAAAAGAAGGAACACCAGTGGTTGCTTCCGGTGCCGGCAAAGTTATTCATGCCAAAATAAAAGGTAACTGGGGTAACCTGGTAATTATTGATCACGGAGATGGCTTAATATCCAGGTACGCTCATTTGCAGGGATTTGATGTTAAAATAGGTGAGGAGGTCAGTGAAGGAGATGTGATTGGTAAAGTCGGAAATACCGGAAAATCCACAGGTCCACATCTTCACTTCGAAATAGAACGAAATGGAAAGAAATTGGATCCGGAAGATTTCATCAAATTATAA